Part of the Sulfitobacter donghicola DSW-25 = KCTC 12864 = JCM 14565 genome, ACCAAGGCACAGGGGCGCAAGAAGAAGGCCAGCGCGTCAGCGGGAAATGCCGCCGCCAGTAACTATCCCGGACAGGTTATGCGCCGGATCAGCCGCGTCAGAAAACCAAGGGTGAATTCGCGCGGCACGGCTGTGGTCAGCTTTTCCATATCCTCCAGCGGTGGACTGTCGCGGGTGTCAATTGCCCGCAGCTCAGGCTCTGCGGCACTGGATAACGCGGCCAAAGGTGTTATCCGCAAAGCCGCCCCCTTCCCAAAGCCGCCCAGAGGCGCGAAAAGACAATTCAGCATCCGCATCAAAGGCCGCTAAATCGCGGGCCATCGTTACAGGTGAAAGCGGAGGGAAAGTGGCGGACCATAGAGGATTCGAACCTCTGGCCTCTGCCTTCGGAGGGCAGCGCTCTATCCAGCTGAGCTAATGGTCCACTAAGGGCGGTATAGTCTGCCCACCCTGCCCCTGCAATTCAAAACCTACGCCTTCAGGCGAAAAGATCATGTGCCAGTTCAAGCGCGTCGATCCAGATGTCGACCTCTTCGGTAGTGTTGTACATCGCAAAGGAAGCACGGCAGGTGGCGTTCAGGCCAAGGTGCTCCATCAAGGGGCCTGTGCAATGCTGCCCTGCACGAACGGCGACGCCCTTTTTATCAAGGATCGTCGAGATATCATGCGCATGTGCTGCACCGTCCATTGTAAAGCTGAATATCGCGCCTTTGTCGGGCGTCGTGCCTTGCACTTGGATCCAGTTTAGCCCAGCCAGCTTTTGAACGGCGTAGTCACGCAAAGACGCTTCATGTGCTGCAATGTTGGATAGGCCAACACTGGTCATATAATCCAGCCCAACGCCCATGCCGATCATCTGAACAATCCCGGGGGTGCCTGCTTCGAATTTCATGGGGGCGTCATTATAGGTGACACCGGATTTGGTGACTTCGCGGATCATATCGCCGCCACCGATAAACGGGCGCATCTCGGCCATGCGATCTGATTTTACATAGATCGCACCTGATCCCGACGGGCCATAAAGCTTGTGACCCGTTAGGCAATAAAAATCACACCCGATGTCCTGAACATCAACGGGCATATGAACGGCTGCTTGGGAACCATCAACCAAAACAGGCACACCCTTTTCATGGGCTGCTTTTGTGATGGTTTTCACATCGACCACAGTGCCCAAAACGTTGGACATATGGGTCACGGCGATCAGTTTGGTGCGCGGTGAGATCGCGTCGATCACGGCTTGGGGGTCCAAGGCGCCGGTTGCATCCACATCGACCCATTTAATAACAACACCCTGCCGTT contains:
- a CDS encoding cysteine desulfurase, with the protein product MYDVAAIRRDFPILSREVNGKPLVYLDNGASAQKPQVVIDAITTAYSHEYANVHRGLHYLSNLATDKYEAVRGKVAWFLNTGSEDEIVFNSGTTEGINMVAYGWAMPRMEAGDEIILSVMEHHANIVPWHFLRERQGVVIKWVDVDATGALDPQAVIDAISPRTKLIAVTHMSNVLGTVVDVKTITKAAHEKGVPVLVDGSQAAVHMPVDVQDIGCDFYCLTGHKLYGPSGSGAIYVKSDRMAEMRPFIGGGDMIREVTKSGVTYNDAPMKFEAGTPGIVQMIGMGVGLDYMTSVGLSNIAAHEASLRDYAVQKLAGLNWIQVQGTTPDKGAIFSFTMDGAAHAHDISTILDKKGVAVRAGQHCTGPLMEHLGLNATCRASFAMYNTTEEVDIWIDALELAHDLFA